AAAAAGTCAAAACACTGTCAGAATCACTTTAGCTTAGGTAAAGCTCATTTGAATAGTACCATTTACTTTTGAAgagtatatactttttaaataaaaatcgatcTTCCCTTCTCCAATATagtgtgtatgtattgtattgacataaatatattaaatacgaAGTGGCTTATAGCATACTTCCAATCACTTAAACATTAACTGCGTTTTGTAGAGCAGTCTTATCATCGACTATTATATTAGCTGCTGTATTCGCTGGATTCGAGCTTAGCAGCTGCTTTGTTGACGAACTCGACGAATAGCTGTCACTAGAGCTGCGTGTAGATGCCGTATTCACGCTTATCGGATTATCTAACATGTCTGCGTAAAAAAAGCAATTATGTGGATCattaaaataaagatatatggGAATGCCTGCAATGGAATACCTGGTAGAGAGCTCACATTGCCTTTCATATCGCCTGCTATAGTACAAGGTATGCCAGAGTTGGCTGTGGTGTTGCCTGGACCAACTATGTTACCAACTGACGTTGATTTTTTATGAAGATTTTTTTTGGCTAAGCTGCTGGTGCCTTTAAAACTCCCTGCGTTTCCTTTTAGACTACCCAACTTGTCTCCACTTTTTGGTCGTTCGCGATCTCTATCAGGACATAAGGGACTTAAAATGGAGTTCTGTGTGTCTTCAGGTGTATAATAGTCCGAGTCATCCGCATTGACGACCGCAGTCTCAGCATTGCCGCTTGTCGCACTCTTTTTCAGTGAAGTGGTACATTTCATTTCCAATCCATCAGCAACTTCATTATCGCTGTCATTATTAATTccaattatttctttgtttcgCGTAATATTTGTAGATTTGGATTTGTTATCTGGAGTTAGTAGTGGcgataatttttcgttttcgctATCATCGGTGTCAAGATCATTTTGCGATGGCGATGAATTTATACTATTTGAATTTGAGGTGCGTTTCATTTTTGGCACCTTTAAACTCTGACGTTCATTGACAATGTGTAATTTATCTTGTGAATTGCTAGAGTTTGCCTGTGTTTCTGTTTCTGCCGGAAGTGCTTTTTTCTGTGGTGCCGCACCAAATCCTGCATTTGCTGAGCTGCACACATTACTTTCATTTGTTATTTCTACTACAGACAGTGTAGGGTTGTTTGTGCTACTTGTAGCTGTAATTGTACCCACTTCACTCGTATTTGTAGAAGTTGAAacatttttcttgattttagaACGTCGTTGGTTGGGTTTTAAAGGTGAAGTTGCCTTATGATTCTCAACTACCATCGAAGCGGTGAGAGCTACCCCATCAGCCATATCACTGTCATTGGGACGAGGTCGACCCACAAACTGTGGCGGTCCATTGAGTGCTTCTATAAGTGATACTGGAATGTAGCCGGGCGGTATGTGTTGATCACATGGCGCTGGATCTCCTGGTGCCGATGTGGGTGTATTTTGATGCAAAGTGTGAGAGCTTACTCCTTTTTGAACGGCACGGATCTGAAGAAGCGCTCGAAAAGGAGCACGGCAAATAGGGCAATTATTCGCTTGATAACGTAAGGAGTCCGCACAAGAATTACATAGACACAAATGTCTACAAGGTAGTATAAGAGTATCACGGGTTTCACTCATGCAAATAACACATTCACTGCCATGGTCATCGATTTCTTCATCGATGGAACTTTTGTTAACAGCCTAAAATAAAGAAGCTTATCAGAAATATGTGAAACttattaattcaaattaatttactttattttcgaTACCATATATTTCTTGAAGTAGGTAACAGAGGCCATCaacgaaaattttttgtttaagagcTCTTAATACATAACTGTTTGTTTCAGGATGATGATCAATAACGCATATGGTTGTATGTGATTGTCGGCAGTCTTCATTACCTTCCTCTACTACGCAATGTATAGCAACTGGATATTGTTCTTTTGCCTGATTGTAGACTAAATCATCTTCAGGAATTAATTGCGGATTGAAGATATGATTCGTTTGAGAGAAGAATTGATTTATTCCTTTTTCATAGTGGTACGTTTCGGATGTTAGTCCATCCCGTGGCACAAGCGTTACGCCACTAGGGCTTACTTCCTCAGTACAAAAGTAATAAATTGTTATGGCGCATTTGGCGTCCGAATCAAAAGTGAACTCGATATTATAAGAGAAAGCTCCGGGTTGCGCC
The sequence above is drawn from the Bactrocera oleae isolate idBacOlea1 chromosome 5, idBacOlea1, whole genome shotgun sequence genome and encodes:
- the Mrgn1 gene encoding E3 ubiquitin ligase RNF157 → MGAFTSRQNGAVEEAEQRNSTHAYKYPPRSGNFFGSHFIMGGERFDTPQPESYLFGENADLNFLGSRPTAFPYPPPQASEPTKTLKSLVNIRKESVRFVRVSPEKQEIVSANTHINNIDGNIITNELGGCGDGTAQPGAFSYNIEFTFDSDAKCAITIYYFCTEEVSPSGVTLVPRDGLTSETYHYEKGINQFFSQTNHIFNPQLIPEDDLVYNQAKEQYPVAIHCVVEEGNEDCRQSHTTICVIDHHPETNSYVLRALKQKIFVDGLCYLLQEIYGIENKAVNKSSIDEEIDDHGSECVICMSETRDTLILPCRHLCLCNSCADSLRYQANNCPICRAPFRALLQIRAVQKGVSSHTLHQNTPTSAPGDPAPCDQHIPPGYIPVSLIEALNGPPQFVGRPRPNDSDMADGVALTASMVVENHKATSPLKPNQRRSKIKKNVSTSTNTSEVGTITATSSTNNPTLSVVEITNESNVCSSANAGFGAAPQKKALPAETETQANSSNSQDKLHIVNERQSLKVPKMKRTSNSNSINSSPSQNDLDTDDSENEKLSPLLTPDNKSKSTNITRNKEIIGINNDSDNEVADGLEMKCTTSLKKSATSGNAETAVVNADDSDYYTPEDTQNSILSPLCPDRDRERPKSGDKLGSLKGNAGSFKGTSSLAKKNLHKKSTSVGNIVGPGNTTANSGIPCTIAGDMKGNVSSLPDMLDNPISVNTASTRSSSDSYSSSSSTKQLLSSNPANTAANIIVDDKTALQNAVNV